In Nocardia sp. NBC_00403, the DNA window ACCGCTGGTCGCCGAGCGACTGGCGCCGCGCGGCGCAACGCACCCTCGACGCGGTAGGCACCCAGATGCCCGCGCCGGGCGGCTACCAACATCGACGCCAGCTGATGGCCTGTCTGACACAGGGACTACGGATCGCCTGCGACTTCCAACTCGAACCAGGCTGGATCGTCGACGCCGCGTGGCGGTACGTGATCGAGTCGGTCTGGGAACCCATCGACATCCCAGATCCCCGCACTCGAACCGACGACGAGCCCGACACTCCTTGCGCCGCAGTCGCGTTGGCTCGGGTCCTGCATTCCGTGTCCCGGGGGCAACGCGCACACCGGCAAGACACTGCCGACGAACTCGAAGCCGTTCTGAGCCTCGGTGTCTTGCCGGAATCTGCCGAAGATATCGCGCACTATTTCCTGGGTGAAAGCCTGCGCCATCTCGGACGCTACGAAGCCTCGGTGGAGCACATGGGCCATGTCGCGGCCGGGCGCAGTCCGATGGCCGGCGAAGCGCGCCGCGGACTCGCCCACATCGCCCGACACCTGGGAGACTTCCCGACCGCCCTCGACACCATCGAGGCACTCGACCACGACACGCATTACTACCGGGCACTCGGCCACCTGTGGTGGACACAAGGCGATCTCACGCTGTCATGCTCCACCTACGGCACCGCACGCGAACTGGCACTCGCCGACCACAACCCCGGACATGCTGCGCTCGCCCAGGCCGGGCTCGCGTTCGCCGCGGCACTCGGTGACCGCACTCGTGCCGACCAGCAGATCGAGCTGGCCCGCAGTCTGCTCGAGAACGTCAAGCAGAACTGGTCGGAAACACAGGTCCGTACCGCCCGCCTGCTGCGAGACGCGGGCTCGGACGCACACGTGCCCGCCCGCGCCAGAGAGCTCGAACGCGACGCCGCCGAGGCCGGTCTCGGGTCCGCGCTCGCATACATCCGGTTCGCCCGCTGCTTCCACCACGCTCTACGCGCAGAAAACGACCAACTCTACGTAGCCCGCGATCAGCTCCAACTCAGTGTCGATTGCGGCGAATACGCATACCTCGTCGAAATCACCCACTTCTTCGACGGCACCGAACCCGACCCGGACCTGCGGCGCGCGAACTGGATCGACGGACCCGACACCGTGGTAGCCCGATGGCAGAGACTGATCGCCGAACGACGCGCCGCACTCGGCTACGAACCCAATACCCAACCACCCCAACCGAGTTAGACTCGCGCAGATGACCGTCGACTTCGACGCCCCCTTCTCCGATACCACAGCCCGCCACGCCCTCGAACTAGCCGGTACCCGCCTCGGTGTAGCCACCGACAACGCACGGCTGATCCGGATGGGCGAGAACGCCATCTACGCGCTCCCTCACGCCGACGTCGTCGCCCGCATCGCCCGCAGCGAGCAACGCCGGGCGCGCGTGGAGAAGGAACTGGCCGTCGCACGGTGGCTCGCCCGACACGACTTCCCAGCCGTCCGGGTAGCCGAACAATTCGAACAGCTCATCCCCGCCGACGGCCGCCTGATCACGTTCTGGCAGCTGGTCGACATCGCCGGCGAACCGACCGAGGTCGAGCTGGCTGCCCTGCTTCGTGACTTTCACACCCTGCCCGAACCCGGGTTTCCGCTACCGACATTCGACCCGTTCAGCGCCGTGCCGACTCGGTTGGCCAATCCCGGGAACGCTGACCCCGCCGCGGTCGAGTTCCTCACCGAGCTCTACTACACACTCCGAACTCGTTATGCGGAACTGGAACTCACCAGCCCGCACACGGTGATCCACGGAGACGCGCACATAAACAACGTCATTCCCACTCCTTCGGGCCCGATACTGTCGGACTTCGAAGCCGTCGCCCGTGGTCCCCGGGAGTGGGACCTGACCACCGTCGCCATGACCGTCGACCGATTCGGTCTGCCCCGCACCACCTATCAGGCATTCGCCGACACCTACGGCTACGACGTCACCGGCATCCCCGGGTATCCCGTCCTATGCGCTGTCCGAGAACTCACCATGGTCACCTGGCTCATGCAGATCATCGACGTCAGCCCGCGACACGCTCAGGAGTTCGCCCACCGCGTCGACTCCCTGCGCAGCGGCGACCAACAACAGCGATGGCACATCTTCTAAGCCCCCGGCGACGCTAGGTGTGCTGTCTCATGAGATTGGTGGCAGTGGTCGGTCGCCGTACCGATGACGACGTTGCCAGAGACGATTGATCCGTGGGGTGCCTGGGGGACGAGCATTGCGATTTGATCTGTGGCTCAGCATCATTGGAGCGTGCTCGAGCTCCCGACAGCCTGTTGCCAGCTGCGCTGCTGCGACGGCGACATCCGATTGCCCGCCGTCCTCGTCCTCCGATAACCGCGTTCCCACAGTCTTGCCTGCAACATGCGGGTTCGTGGGTATGTCGATGACACCGATGTGGTTCAGTGCGCGCAGCACCTGCTTGCGCTAGTTGCACGGATCAAGCAGCGTGCCACGCCTGGAGAGGAGTCCGCGGTCTTCTGGCCCGTGGTGCAGAAGATGCGTCGGGCTCGCAGCCGTGCCGCCGCCCAGCCGGGCAGCATGAGACGCCTCTTTTCCAGTCGCCGATTCAGTGCCGCAGTGTCGTGGCGGCGATGTCGAGAAATTCGCGCAGGAGCTTGTCGGGGTGGTCCGATGCGACGACCAGGCATGTCTCAGCCCCGGGGGCGTCGGTGACAGGTCGGTGGACGAGGTCGGGGCGGACGTAGGCACGCGCCACACTCAGGGGGGCGAGTACCAGGCCGTGCCCGGAGGCGATGAGCTCGAACTTTTCTTCCAGTGACGACGTCCGCCTGTTCCGGGAGTCGAGCATCCGCTCGCCGTCGAGATCGGCCAGGGTGAGTTCCCGGCGCGACGCCAGCGGATGGGTCGCGGGCATGCAGGCCACTCGGGGTTCATGGCCGACGGGGATGGTGCGCAATCCGGATTCGTCGAAAGGTCTTCGCAGGTAACCGATCTGAGCTCGGCCGTCCCGCAGCGGCGCGTCCGGCTCCCACCAGCGCGCCGGGACGACATCGGTTTCGATCTCCGGGTGACGCATCGCGAATTCCCGGATCGCCTCCGATACACGCAATCCGGGTGCGAAGGCGACCACCAGCCGTCGCACGCCGCGGTCGACATCGTGTACGCGCCGCACCGCCGCGTCGACGGCCGCGAGAATCCCCTGCGCCTCCTCGTAGAGCTGCTTCCCGGCGGCAGTCAGCTCCACCTTGCGGGTGGTTCGCAGGAGCAGTGCGCAATCCAATTCCTGCTCGAAAGCCTTGATCTGACGGCTCAGCACGGGCTGGGCGATGTAGAGCTTTTCCGCCGCCCGGCCGAAGTGCCGGTGCTCTGCCACCGTGGCGAAGTATCGGAGCTTGCGCAGATCCAGATCCATACCTTCACGGTATCAATCTGCGGAAAGGGTCTTGGACGCCGCGACGAACCGTCACCAGACTCGAAGCATGATCGTTATCACCTCACCCACCGGTCACATCGGCAGCCGAGTGCTGGACATCCTGCTCGAAACATCCACTTGCAGTGAAGAATTGCGCGTCATTGTGCGCGACCCGGGTAAACTCCCGGAGGCGATCCGCCCCCGTGTCGATATCGTCACCGGATCGCACGGCGATGCCGATATCGTGGACCGGGCCTTCGCCGGCGCGGATGCGGTCTTCTGGCTGATCCCGCCCGACCACTACGCGCCGAGCCTGGACGCCGCGTTTTCCGGATTCACGCGCGCCGCCGCGAAGGCGTTCACCACCCACGACGTCGGGCACGTCGTGGGCGTCTCGGCGCTCGGGCGCGGTACTCCCGTCGCGGGTCGCGCCGGGCACGTGACGGCATCGCTGGCGATGGACAGTCTCATCGCGAGTACGGGTGTGGCCTATCGGGCACTGGCGAACCCGACTTTCATGGACAACCTGCTGTGGCAGGCGGTTTCGATCCGAGACGACGGCGTGTTCACCGGCACCGTGGCCGCCGACCGGAAGGCGCCGACGGTCGCCACCCGCGATATCGCCGCGGCGGCCGCTCGCCTGGTGCTCGACCGCTCCTGGACGGGAACGGGCGAGGTAGCGGTGCTGGGGCCGGAGGACCTGTCGCCGAACGACATGGCGCAAACCATGTCCGAGGTGCTCGGTCGCCGCATCCGTTACCAGCGGCAGTCTCTCGACGACTTCCGCGCCGCACTGACCGCGCGAGGCGTCGGGGACGCGATCGCGACCGCCTACGTCGACATGATGCGCGCCAAGAACGACGGCCTCGACGACGGCGTGCCGCGCACCGATACAACCGCGAGCCCGACGAGTTTCCGCGAGTGGTGCGAGCAGATCCTCGCGCCGACGGTCCGGGACTGAGCGCCAAGACCGTCCTCATCGTCCGGGCGTCGCGCAACGTCGCTCTCGCCGTCGCCTCCATTGGTCGTGGGTTCGAGCCCCACCCGCCCCGCAAACACCCGCTGACCGGCGGGTTTTTGTGTTTCTGCCGGACGAATCGGCGGACCGGGGAACCGCCGGAGTCCGAGTCGGTTCGCGGGGCACTGATGGGACTGTGCGTGAGAATCGACGACTCACGATGGTGGCGAGCTGAGCTCCGCCCACTCGGTCGGTGAGTAAGCCTGTACCGCTACAGCGCAAACATCTCCATCGCAGATGTACTCCGCCAGCGCTGTCTGCACCGCCAGCTGGCGTTGCACGCGGCTCATGCCCGCGAACACCTCGCCGACCGCAATCACAACGAACTGGTTGGGAGTGCCCGAGACCTGCACTTCCTGGAGCGACAACCTGGTTCGAAGCTTCGCTTCGAACTCGCTGAGACATAGACCGTGGTCGGGCCACTGGGATTCGCTGGTGCTCACCGTCTATACGCCCTTCGGGCCTTTGCCGTCACGGATCTTGGCGACGTACTCGCGGGTGAATCCGCTGTCGCGGGCGATGGCGGACGGGCCGACGTCGTCCAGTAGGGCGGCGCGGATCTTCGCGAAGAGTTCCGCGCGCGCCTTGTCGTAGTGCTCCCGCGCGGCGCGGATCGCGGCGCCGTGGTCGGCTTCCTCGGTCATGCCGTCAGAATGCCACAACTCTGTTCGCGAACATAGTTGTCACCACCCGAGCCGGAATGTGAATAATGTTCGCTAACATAGTTCACGTTAAGGGGTCTGGCGTGACGCTACAGCGCGTCCTCCGGCCAGCCTGACGGAGCCGAAGTCCTTACCGCCTAAGGTCTGACTCGGTCCGCCCATCAGGGGCAGTTGAGTGGAGGGATTCGAAGAATGAAGTTCGAGAAAATCACTGCTGCCGTTTTCATGGCCATCTCGGCCGTGGGTATCAGTGCGGCAACCGCCCATGCAGAGCTGGCCGTAACGGCGCAGTCGACTGCGGTGAGTGCGGGGGACACGACTTCCGTTGTGGATCACGGAATCAACTACCAGATCACCGTTTCGCCAGTCGACAGGGTCACTATCCCCACCGTCGAGAATGGCAAGTTCGAGATCGCGCAGAACGGTGCGGTGGTGCTCGAGTCCGGCGACGGCGCGGCGGTGACACCGACCCCGACGGCGGAAGATATTGCGCAACTGAACGACATCAACTCCTACGAGCGGCTCAAGGAGCAGATCAACAAGAACCTGCCTGGCGTCGTCGGCGGTGCCCTCGTGGGCGGTCTCCTCGGTGCGTGTATGCCCTTGATTTGGGGGATCAGCATCCCCGTGGGTGCGCTGATCGGTGGAACCGTTGGCGGATACGTCATGGGCGGCCCGGAGTTCCTCGACGCCGTACAGGCGTTCGCCGCCGGCCAGCCGTGATCATGGGCAGGTGAAATAGCGGCCAACTGGTCAGGGGTTGAGGAGATCTGCGAGAAATCGGGGTTCCGGGAGTAATCGCCGAGAATCCAGCGAAGTTCGGCATATCTCCTGGTATGGGTGATCTATCGGCGGGGCTTCTTTGGACCCGGCGTCACGACCGATGGCACCCTCAGCTGCGGTCACTCCGATATCCGCCCGATTTTCGGCGAGTACTACGGCGACCCCTTCCCTCTGGGGCGAGGCAAGAAACGAGCAGGCAGGTCGCCGCTTTGGCTGCTGATGCGGGTTCACATCTCAGGTAATTTCGGCGGTCAGGTCGGCGGTAGGGCGTGTTGTCGGACAAGTGCCCCACTTGGAAACCGAGTGGGGCACTTGTCCAAAGGCTGAAGACCGCTACCGCTATGTGGCGGCCTGGTCGTTCAGTTGTTGACGGGCACGCGTGACACGGTGGTTCCAGACCGTGTCGTTGCGGATCCGCCAGGACCGTAGTAGACCAATAGATTACGGCGAAATGCTTTGTGGCATGCAGGTTTTTGCTGGTACGCACACCGCCGACAGCGATTGACCTCATAATCTGTGGCTCGCTATCGACCGGCAGCGCGTTCATGTGGGAGTTCGGGCAGGGCTGCCTTCGACTTTGGAGATATCGAATGTCACGGGGCTTGGCGCAGAGGCCCTGTCGGGGCAAGGCGTCTTGCGTGATAGGTCGGGTGAACCCACAATCTTGCTATGGGACCCATACTGCAACAGTTGATTACGCTCGCTGGGGTCCTGTTGGGGGCGGGTGCTACGTTCGCGGCTACGACCTACGTTGAGCGGACCAAGTGGCGACGAACCATCGATACACGCTGGGACGACAAACGCCTAGTCGCGTATAGCGAGTATGGCAATTCGGTGAAATCTAAGTTAGAGGTTCTGTTTCGCCACGCAGCGGAGAGGGGGCTGCCCAATCTCACCACGCCGGCGGACGAACCGCTTGCACCCAATGCCCTCGCTGGTGCCGAGGCTGAACGGACTGTGAAGTGGGAGCAAGTACTGCTTCTCGGCTCCCCGGAAACCATTGCCGCTGCTCGGTGCTGGCACATGGCCGTATACGATTTCGGCTTCATGGTGCTCGAGGAGACTCCGAGTCAGGAGTCCTTCCTGGACCAGTATCGGCTCCTGGGCTCCCTTCGAAATGACTTCTACACCTGCGCACGTGCTGATCTCGGAATCCGAGGTGCCAACCTTCCGGGCGAGGGTAGGAACTGGATTCCCCCTTACGCTCACCTGCCGGAGTTGCCGAGTGGTGACCCTGGGCCGTTGATGCCTACCGAGGTGCAGCCATGAGGACTGGACGCAACCGGTGTAGTGCGAGCAGCGCTGACCTTGGAGCGAAGGGTCGGCCGCCGCAGCCTCTGGCACTAGTCGGTGACAAACCAAGGGGAGCGGGAGCCCGACCTCTGTGCGTCGAACGTGCCAACAGGAATGTACTTTGGGTTTTTGTTCGTTAATGAGCACTGTTTGTGCTGGTCAGCACACTGTTCGCAGTGTTTGATCTCATAATCCATTGGTCGTGGGTTCGAGCCCCACCCGCCCCACGAACACACGCTGATCAGCGGGTTTTTGTTTTTCTGGAGAGGTTTCGATCTAGAATCCGGGCCATGAGCAGATCGAGCGGGGGCGGTGACGATGACGGTCCAGGCCCAGAAACCCCTTCTCGGTGGTCAGATCAACCACCCGTTCTGTCGGCGGTGCTGGTAGTAGTCGTCCTCGTCATCTAGATCATGCGGGGTGTATAGCGCATCCCGATTAGGCTTGCGTGTTCCTGGAATGACGTGGCCAGTGGGACCCGCAGGAGCGGGCCGGGGCTGTGGTGGTTCGGGCGTGAACGTATGTGTCGGGGGCGCAGGAGGTTCGACTGCGGCGGGAACCGGGTAGAGCGCATCCAGATCGGGGGCCTGCGGCGCCGTCTCGGATTCTCGAAGGTCTGGCTCCAGTGCATCGGATCGGGATTCGAACAGTGCACGCGCCGCTCTTTGCGTCGCCTGAACGATCGCAGTCTCCAACCGCGTGACGGTGCTTCCACGAAAGACGCTCGGCGAAATATCAATGGCGGTAACGATTCCCATCGCATTCACCGTTGCTCGGACCGTCCGGTCGTTCGAGGTCCCGTAGCCGCCGACCTCCGCACGGAGGGCCTCAGGACGTGCTGCAGGAATCAGGGTTGCGGGCGACAGTTCCGGGATCGCCTCCGCCAGGTCCGAGAAGTCTCTGCGGATCGCGGCGCTCGGCGCCATCGCCTGTTTTCTGGACGGAGCTACATTGCGGGTGGCTTGCTGGATGGCCGCTACCAGCGAGCCAGCGAGGTATTGCGGACTGCTACGGCGAAAGACTTCTGGAGCGAGGCGCACTGTCTTCACCGCTCCGGTCGCACTGACCACGACTTCGACCAAGCCGTCCTGGGATTGTGCTGTGGCGGAGATAGAGGACAGTTGTCTGTTTGCCTCTTTCAGTTCGGCCTCACGCCGATCGATCTCGGCCAGCAGAGCCTGGGGGTTGAACTCGTCCACGTCACACTCCCGCACCCGTATCTGTTGCCGTCGATGGTAGCTCTGGCCTGCGGAGTCTTGCGCACTGCCCCTTGGGGATTGGGCGCGGTCGGATAGCATGTTTTGTCCTGCAACAAGATTGGGAGAGGCTACGTGGCCGATGTACTGAACGTGCCGCCGACCGAGGACTTCACGGCCTTCAACACATTGCTGGCCGAACAGGCCGAGCACTTCGCGCCGATGATCGACTGGGCCGGCAAGGAGTGCATGGAATCCGAAGGCTTGGATGGCCTGTTATCGCTCTTGAAGCCACATGTGCATGAGCCTGCGGATTTCTTCGCGGAAAAACTGAAACAATGCCAGGCCGGTATGGGGACAATCCAAGGGAAGATCACCATTGTCGACGATCGATTCGGCGCCCAGGATAGGGCCAGAGCCGCTGATATTGCGAAGCTCTTTCCCGATGACATCTCTTCTTTTCCGGATATATCCGCGATACCGGGAGCGTCGTCACTAGGCAACTTCAATGACGAGAGTGTCACGCTGAAGGCACCCGAGAAGCCGGACTCGATCAACAAGGGCCTGCTCGGGCATCTGGTGGAGTACCGGAGTCCACTCAAGGCTAAGGGCGTCGGTGGAAAATGGTCAGCGGTAATGGGTGGTAATCATCTATGGATCGCGGACAAGGCGTATAAGATGGTGACCGGGGACAGTCTCATAGATAAAATGTTCAAGCCCTTGGCCGGCGACTGGGATCGCCTCATGTATCTGCACGACGCATATGACACGCTGGGAGACGCGTGCTACACCGTCGCGGCGACATTGCGCAAGGGATCCTGGAAGCTAGGTGGTGAATGGCAAGGCGAGACAGGCAAGGCATTCGACTCGTACATGTTCCGCTGGACTAGTGGCATCGGTGGCATAGGGGATGGAGCAAAGGTGGTTGCAAATGCTTATAAAGCAGGTTATGAGGCAATTGTAAATCTGGTGAGGGTCGTCGTATCCGCGATCGATCGCGCCATCAGTACTGCCATCAAGGCGCTGGCTGAAGAAGCTCTGAAAATGATTGCCGGCGACGCGGCAATCATCGCCGTCGGCGGAGGCCCTGAAGACCCGCTCGCCGATATTGTGGCCGCAGCATGGACTGCCTGGCGAATGGTCAAGATATACGAGAAAGTCAAGTTGGTGGTCGGTATCGTGGCGACGATATACCAGACTTATCAATTGATCGAGGCGGAAGCCGCAAAGATTTGGGATGAAGCGAAGCATTCCATCGAGGGCTTAACCACTAGCGTAAGTATCGGCAGCGTGGTCCAGGATGTCGAACAGCGCGGGTTTGCGTTCGAAAAGAACGATGCGTGGACGCCGCTGCTTGGCGTCGGCCGGATGACGATGCTGCCTTCGGCGACGGGGTAGAAGGTGCTGGAAAATATTTCCGAGTTCAAAGTGGTCGCCAGACTTGGAGTCCGCGACACCACTTTTGACGTCTTGGTGCCCGGATCTGGTAGGCCCGTGGCTCGAATTCACCGACGCGACAAGTTGTCATCATTGGTCTGGGGTGATGATCTGGATTGCGACCTGGGTGTGTACACCGGGCCGAATCTCGATTATCGGGCCGGTTCAATCAACTCTCGCTCCGCATACGACGCGGACGGTAGAAGTGTCGGATATGTCGATTCCCGGAAGACCCGTTTGGGTAGCCTAGGTCGTATCCGAGAATTGCGCCAGGATGGGTTGGGTACACTTGTCGGGAAAGAAGTCGGCGCCAGCGCGAAGTTTATGAGTCGGCGCGGATTGGATTTTCTCCCACTTGCTGGTCTCGCAACCATGATCGCCAAGGTGGATGTTCATTTTCGCAGCGATTCAAGCCCTGGCTTCGATATGGTCAAGCCCTTCGGCCGGGCGGGGACCAACTACTTTTCTGTGCACGATGCCCGTATCAATCGGCTCCTGATGCTCTGCTGTATTTTCGAGGAATAGGCGAGCGTCAGCGGGGTCGGGTTGATCCAGCGGGCGATGCTGAAGTCGGTGATCGCGGTGAGCGGTGAGGTTCATCGACACCGTGATACCCCTTGTTGGCCAACACAATCCACCCACCCGCGACTACCCTGCTGTTCTCGTCGAGACGTCGGTGATCTTGGATTGCTGATACCGTGACGCGGCATTCGATCAGCCGAAGGAGATTCGTTCCGTGAATCGTCGGGTGGCGCTGGTCGGTGCGCTGTTGATCGCCACGGCAGCGTGCCAGAGCCAACCGTCGTCGCAGGAAGCGGCGCCACCGAAAACCGTCAGCGTGCCGCAGTCGCGTCAGGAAGTAATCGCCTGGAGCCGGACCATCGATCCCTGTGCGTTGATCGACCGGCAGTCGCTGCAGTCGCTAGGACGCGATCTCCTGGTCGGAGTCTGGGCGATCCCTTCGGTCTGTGAGGCAGTCATCGACGGTGGACCTGAGCGGGGTGGTGTCGACGTGATGTGGAACATCGGTCCCGCATGGCTCGATCCCGAGTCCTTCACCTCTGGGAACTTCGTGGAGATCGACGGTAGGCGCATATACCGTACCGACCGGTATAACGGCCTGTCACCGAAAGAACGCGCCGAACTGGGGGAAAGCGGCTGCGACTTTTTCATCTCCTACGAGAAGTCTGTTCTGGCAACCTTGTCCGTCTCGACACCGCTCAGCGCGCAAACTTGTTCTCCGCCGGAGGCGTTGGTGCGCAGCATGATGGCCAACGTTGCGCGGCAACCGAAACAGGGCACCTCACCTGACACCGTGGTCACCGCCCTCACCCGTATGGGCTCGCCCTGCGTGGCGGTTCCCGACCTCCAGAGCAACCATCGCGTCGAATTCGTGTGGGAGCGCCAGACGGGCGGCGACAAGTGCATCCTGGCGATGGACGGTGCCCGCGTCACGATCGACCTCCAATACCGTGAGCGTGCAACGATTCCCGCAGAGGCACGGCAAAAGAGCTTCGACCGGTACACCGGTTTCGAGTACGAGCGTGGCGACGGCACGTTCATCGAAGGTGGCCTTCCAGCTGGAGGAATCCGGGGGCCTGGTGAAACTCACCGTCGTCCACGACGGCTTCATGCCGGGCAGCAAGGTACTGGAGAGCATCAGCTGCGGCTGGCCGCGCGTGCTCGCCGACCTCAAGACCCTGCTGGAAACCGGCGAGCTAGCTGTACTGACCTGAGAGGTTAGTAACGCGGCTAGCGGGCGGGTGGCCTGCGAGTGCGGTGTGGCCGCGGTGGTGATTGTAGGTGTGGAGCCAGGTGGTGAAGGCT includes these proteins:
- a CDS encoding NAD(P)H-binding protein — its product is MIVITSPTGHIGSRVLDILLETSTCSEELRVIVRDPGKLPEAIRPRVDIVTGSHGDADIVDRAFAGADAVFWLIPPDHYAPSLDAAFSGFTRAAAKAFTTHDVGHVVGVSALGRGTPVAGRAGHVTASLAMDSLIASTGVAYRALANPTFMDNLLWQAVSIRDDGVFTGTVAADRKAPTVATRDIAAAAARLVLDRSWTGTGEVAVLGPEDLSPNDMAQTMSEVLGRRIRYQRQSLDDFRAALTARGVGDAIATAYVDMMRAKNDGLDDGVPRTDTTASPTSFREWCEQILAPTVRD
- a CDS encoding phosphotransferase family protein, whose amino-acid sequence is MTVDFDAPFSDTTARHALELAGTRLGVATDNARLIRMGENAIYALPHADVVARIARSEQRRARVEKELAVARWLARHDFPAVRVAEQFEQLIPADGRLITFWQLVDIAGEPTEVELAALLRDFHTLPEPGFPLPTFDPFSAVPTRLANPGNADPAAVEFLTELYYTLRTRYAELELTSPHTVIHGDAHINNVIPTPSGPILSDFEAVARGPREWDLTTVAMTVDRFGLPRTTYQAFADTYGYDVTGIPGYPVLCAVRELTMVTWLMQIIDVSPRHAQEFAHRVDSLRSGDQQQRWHIF
- a CDS encoding YbaB/EbfC family nucleoid-associated protein, which produces MDEFNPQALLAEIDRREAELKEANRQLSSISATAQSQDGLVEVVVSATGAVKTVRLAPEVFRRSSPQYLAGSLVAAIQQATRNVAPSRKQAMAPSAAIRRDFSDLAEAIPELSPATLIPAARPEALRAEVGGYGTSNDRTVRATVNAMGIVTAIDISPSVFRGSTVTRLETAIVQATQRAARALFESRSDALEPDLRESETAPQAPDLDALYPVPAAVEPPAPPTHTFTPEPPQPRPAPAGPTGHVIPGTRKPNRDALYTPHDLDDEDDYYQHRRQNGWLI
- a CDS encoding LysR family transcriptional regulator — encoded protein: MDLDLRKLRYFATVAEHRHFGRAAEKLYIAQPVLSRQIKAFEQELDCALLLRTTRKVELTAAGKQLYEEAQGILAAVDAAVRRVHDVDRGVRRLVVAFAPGLRVSEAIREFAMRHPEIETDVVPARWWEPDAPLRDGRAQIGYLRRPFDESGLRTIPVGHEPRVACMPATHPLASRRELTLADLDGERMLDSRNRRTSSLEEKFELIASGHGLVLAPLSVARAYVRPDLVHRPVTDAPGAETCLVVASDHPDKLLREFLDIAATTLRH